A DNA window from Coffea arabica cultivar ET-39 chromosome 6c, Coffea Arabica ET-39 HiFi, whole genome shotgun sequence contains the following coding sequences:
- the LOC140008686 gene encoding uncharacterized mitochondrial protein AtMg00860-like: protein MLKWLEPTDVKALRSFLDLTGYYRRFVKNYGSIVKHLTDLLKKNEFVWNEKARSAFGELKYAISHTLVLALPDFSKPFILETDASSITIGAVLMQQGQPIAYMSQALGIRNQTLFVYEKELLALIVAVTNGDITC, encoded by the coding sequence ATGCTAAAATGGCTAGAACCTACTGATGTGAAAGCATTAAGAAGTTTCCTAGATTTGACTGGGTACTACAGAAGATTTGTCAAGAACTATGGGTCTATTGTAAAACATCTCACTGATCTTTTGAAGAAGAATGAATTTGTTTGGAATGAAAAAGCTAGATCTGCATTTGGTGAGCTGAAGTATGCCATAAGCCACACACTAGTGCTTGCATTGCCAGATTTCTCAAAACCTTTCATTTTGGAGACAGATGCTAGTAGCATAACCATTGGAGCTGTCCTTATGCAACAAGGGCAACCCATAGCTTATATGAGCCAAGCACTGGGGATAAGGAATCAAACATTGTTTGTTTATGAAAAAGAATTGTTAGCATTGATTGTTGCTGTCAcaaatggagacattacctgCTAG